The Brassica napus cultivar Da-Ae chromosome C7, Da-Ae, whole genome shotgun sequence genome has a segment encoding these proteins:
- the LOC125589934 gene encoding uncharacterized protein LOC125589934 encodes MKKSESKRKDPRPKLSESVEVAEAGDGIMRREGIHGEIQEEEKTWRSRRRSKRRIPTMNVPACKIGNM; translated from the coding sequence atgaaaaaaagTGAAAGCAAAAGAAAGGATCCGAGGCCGAAGCTGTCTGAGTCAGTGGAAGTCGCAGAGGCAGGTGATGGTATAATGAGAAGGGAAGGGATCCATGGAGAGAtccaagaagaagagaagacatGGAGAAGCAGAAGGAGAAGTAAGAGAAGGATTCCTACAATGAATGTTCCGGCTTGTAAGATTGGTAATATGTAA